CCGGTCTTCGCGCGCTGCTTCTCAATGGAATTCCATGTCTCACGACGTCAGATCCCGGCCAGATGCCCGGCTGATTCTGCTGCTCGGCGCGCTTGCCGCGTGCGGGCCGATTTCGATCGATATGTACCTGCCCAGCCTGCCGTCGATCACGCAGGCGTTCAGCGTCAGCGTCGGCGCCGCGCAGAGCACGTTGACCAGCTTCATGCTCGGGTTTTCGATTGGCATGCTGCTGTATGGCCCGATGTCTGATGCTTACGGACGCCGTCCCGTGCTGCTCGGTGGCATCATCATGTACACGCTGGCGACGATTGCCTGCACGCTGTCGTTTTCGATTGGCGCGCTCATTACGTTTCGCTTCCTTCAGGCGCTTGGCGCGGGCGCGGCATCGGTGCTGGCGCGCGCGATTGCCCGCGATGCGCACGGGCCAAGCGACGCGGCTCGCGTTTTGTCTATGCTCGCTATTGTCACGTCGATTGGGCCGTTGCTTGCGCCTTTGATTGGCGGGCAATTGTTGTTGCTTGGTGGCTGGCGCGTCGTGTTCATCGCGCTGACGATTTTCGGTGCGGTCTGCGCTGTTACCGCGTTCTTGCGTGTTCCTGAGACCTGGCCTCGTGAGAAGCGCGCACACGGCGCGGTGCTGCAGTCATTTGCCGCGTACGGCACGCTGTTGAAAGACCCCGTCACGTGGGGGCACATGCTATGCGGCGGCATGGCGTTCGCGTCGATGTTCGCTTATATCACCGCTACGCCGTTCGTTTACATCGAGTACTTTCATGTGTCCGCGCAGCATTATGGGTTTCTGTTCGGGCTGAATATTGTCGGCATCATGCTTGGCAACTTTATCAACACGCGCGTTGTTGGGCGCACCGGGCCGCTGCCTATCATTTCTGCTGCTGCGACTATCAGCTTCGTTGCGTCGCTGTTCGTTGCTCTGATGTGTCTGACAGGGTGGGGCGGGTTGTGGTCGATCGTTGCTGGGCTGTTCTTCGTCGTGGGCGTGGTTGGCTTGCTGTCGGCCAATTGCACGACCGACCTCATGCATCGCTATCCGCGTAATGCCGGCGCGGCGGCGGCTGTGTTCGGGGCTATGCAGCTTGCGCTTGGGGCTTTGTCGAGTTTTGCCGTTGGGCTCTGGCATGACGGGTCGCCCCAAGGGATGGGGGTGACGATTGCTGTCGCGGGGTCGTTGTGTTTTGTTGGGAGAGGGTTGGTTTTGAAGTGGCATCCGCGGAGTTGATGTGTTTGCTGCGCAAGCCTTGGCGGTGGGTGTTTTGGGCTTTGCGTTGGCATCCGCGATTTCGCTGGCATCCGCGATTCGTTAGCGTGCTTCAAGCGTCGCCCCTGTGCGGGGCGGCACCTACTTTTCTTTGCCGCCGCAAAGAAAAGTAGGCAAAAGAAAGCGGCTAACACCGCCAGCCTGTGTTCCTATCCACGGGCCCCCAACGTCCCCACGCTTCACATGACAGTGCCCTGGTCGGTGCTCGTTGC
The DNA window shown above is from Paraburkholderia sp. PGU19 and carries:
- a CDS encoding Bcr/CflA family multidrug efflux MFS transporter, coding for MSHDVRSRPDARLILLLGALAACGPISIDMYLPSLPSITQAFSVSVGAAQSTLTSFMLGFSIGMLLYGPMSDAYGRRPVLLGGIIMYTLATIACTLSFSIGALITFRFLQALGAGAASVLARAIARDAHGPSDAARVLSMLAIVTSIGPLLAPLIGGQLLLLGGWRVVFIALTIFGAVCAVTAFLRVPETWPREKRAHGAVLQSFAAYGTLLKDPVTWGHMLCGGMAFASMFAYITATPFVYIEYFHVSAQHYGFLFGLNIVGIMLGNFINTRVVGRTGPLPIISAAATISFVASLFVALMCLTGWGGLWSIVAGLFFVVGVVGLLSANCTTDLMHRYPRNAGAAAAVFGAMQLALGALSSFAVGLWHDGSPQGMGVTIAVAGSLCFVGRGLVLKWHPRS